The DNA window ATTCTTTGTATCTCTTTCGTTATTCAAGTAATGAATGAGACGCCATCGGAAATACTCAACGAAACTCTTGGAATACGACGATGTAGCATCAAGCATTATGAATGCTGTTTGTCAGGTCACCTTCTCGATTAATCAAATTATTAGATGTAATCAATAACACGGACAGCTGCTACTTTTATCGCCTGACAATATTTACGCAGCTTGCCGCCATTTAAAGACGCATATGCATATGCACATTAAACACATAGTTAAAATCCTGCGTTCCATAAACGTATGACCAGGATAGCAATGGTAAGTCTATATctttacgtgtttttgaagtagttttaatataaaaataatctgcaacgcttactcaaacagattttatgcaaaagttttctattaattgcaatttaatatttttgacgattttttaaaaatgcctccttattaccggttacgcgcgcttgcgatgtcagtaccgcggcagagcttgtagaggcaggacgtatgttagtccgctccgcacgcggctcgacgatcgcgaagttattttgtcattgtgtgcggcacccgccgtgtccaaaaccgcacttgtgtgcgtgtttggctgtactgttgcatgtatactgcgaccgaaaactttgatccttgggttgacgactttggtaactaactaattaacttgactaatatttttagtaagtattatttattattgaatatcattttaggttactgactcgtctcaacaagatctttgacaagagatggtacccaggatctgatggtgaagtcggatggtagtcaagagtattcatcacagcagccttaccacgatctttttaaaaacgattcaaacgcagagcagttcagtttaggtgcctaaactgagcgtctcaatttgctaccatgacctccaatgttcagagttgaaactgaaccgcgtacaagtgaatgaaagaccgatattgtctctggttcgcaactgaatcgttttgacaagaaaaggatgacgctataggaatcgtataaatctatctcgttttccccttgtgacgtttgatcgttcgaaaaccaggaacgattactaatttttaattttattttattcttaaaactggaaaaacaaacatttaaaatatttaaatgtaaaattcacaataattacaatgattttgtgtaaaatagcgagtctttttgaacaaaactataaataaatgataaaaatatatataatgacattaatgacagttcgttaaagcttatgtttagaacaacgcgcccttgactagtaggtaattaataataaagtttttatttatgtatttgaagtgctgtgctcggctatagaactcgcagtgtttggatgatattttaacaaatacgtaagtcattagtatttgtaggtagctcactcgtgtctaaatttaatgtatatcgctaagttatgctagacctagttgattccttagccatcctagttctaggcataagtagtttgtcgcaagtgttaacatgactccttgcatatcgactaaaaaaggatcagactttttctcgctctttttgatttgcgtttttgcgaaagttgcgaGATCATAGGGCACTCTAAAAATGTAAGAACGTGTAGTTAGTTCGAATACATGGtccgtaaatattactaaacaaaatcatgaaactttatattttattatcgaatcggtaagggtcgaaaaaccaaaatataaaattaatcaggtgatgaaactagctttatttatattttccatctcctactccttataaaaaacacaaaactatttagtatcgctagtgttacaacaaagcgattcagaataatgcggtaagtgagtaactttttatgaatcgctaaatttgacattcctgcgattcagtttaggctcaagtggcatgtcatggtacgaaatacacttgagatgagtgaatgaaacggctgggacgcttatcgctcgctcggtcgaaatttgatcgcaataacaatgtcgtggtaggaaatagcgacgcagttcagtttaggtcctaaactgaatcgcgttaagagatcatggtaaggccccaggtcttgaaactcttctgtatttgggctcgtttgattcgtctcaacaagatctttgacaagagatggtacccaggatctgatgatgaagctggaaggtagtcaagagtattccacgaccaggtcttgaaatcacttcgtgtttgggttcgtttgattcgtctcaacaagatctttgacaagagatggaaatcactcttttatactctggcgcatccactgtctcagtgtgtcaacagtcaactaaagcaggtaggcgtagcgtagagttgtatttccttacaaaaaactaatacatagatgtggaccttcctgtgctccatgcaattaaaacaacataatatttaaaaaccggccgagagcgtgtcgggtcacgctcagtgcctacactgagcgtggcccgacacgctctcggccggtttttaaagccgcgttggtaaatagccgctcggctcttccgtagttttccatatttttcaaaaactacagaacctatcaagttcaaaacagttttcctagaaagcttataaagttctacttttgtgatttttaaatattttttaaatatatggttaaaaagttagagggggggacacttttttttcctttaggagcgattattcccgaaaatattaatattatcaaaaaccggccaagagcgtgtcggaccacgctcagtgtagggttccgtagttttccgtatttttctcaaaaactactgaacctatcaagtttaaaacaattttcctagaaagtcttcataaagttctacttttgtgatttttttcatattttttaaacaaatggttcaaaagttagaggggggggggggcgcacttttttttcctttaggagcgattatttccgaagatattaatattatcaaaaaacaatctaaatacctatccaacaatatatcacacgttggggttggaatgaaaaaaaaaatcagcccctactttacatgtagggggggtaccctaataaaacacttttttcaatttttttttgcactttgttggcgtgattgatatacatattggtaccaaatttcagctttctagtgcttacggttactgagattatccgcggacggacggacggacggacagacagacatggcgaaactataagggttcctagttgactacggaaccctaaaaacgatttcagtaattcatttttaaatacctatctaacaataaatcatacgttagggttgaaatgaaaaaaaaaatcactccctactttacgtgtagggggggtaccctaataaaacattttttccactttttatttttgcactttgtcggcgtgactgatatacatattggtaccaaatttcagctctctagttctaacggtcactgacattatccgcggacggacggacagacagacagacatggcggaactataagggttcctagttgactacgaaaccctaaaaacacattttaaatataaaaaaactacttaaaattaaagaaaaccgatcttagttccattatatatatgtacctagaaaacatcatcatcttccttgcgttatcccggcatttgccacggctcatgggagcctgcggtccactttgacaactaatcccaagatttggcgtaggcactagtttttacgaaagcgactgccatctgatctttcaacccaaagggtaaacttattggaataagtccggtttcctcacgatgttttccttcaccgaaaagaacctagaaaacatatcatatacaaaatgaaataaaactaagaaaacggattatattcattatacgcgatataatctgattccataaatttatttcatgagtaactatcgcggtgacagaagacaatattatatacacaatttattatattataaaagttttttaatttatttcttccaaggctacacacgttttaataaaaaaaactgtgataagtttaataattaaactaaaaggtcaagtatttatgcacgaaatcatgtatgcaaatatgtaatatatatggtggtgtttttacgcaagtatcaataatggttagtccgcaacgctactgacggcgtggcggtaccgaccatgaatgctatccctttcgctctagccgcacgtaaggttggttcgaagaggatcgcacgctatgtctgtaccgcaggctacaatcgttatgctactggttatagtgtgcgtctgcacacaggcgcacgccagcgccgccggcgtcgaaatgcgagcaagcagattttttgaaagcgctcgtaagttggcagttggcgcttgcgcttgccggccaaccgattggtgtcggttttttgtccacacatcaaaggatcttggcgccaatggccaactgcgtttacacgttggcgcttcattcagtaaCTGAatttcagttggtcgtcagccgtcagagaggacagtagtgaaatatttacgaaaataataagtttatctatgccaatgatagtgtagattttaggaaataaaattaccttgcaaatgtttaatgtatttcctaaaaaagataaatgttcttatcagaatattcaaaaaattgttaatatttcaaataatttaattttactacggggttattattttttaatcaaatttttctgacaacgtctatgacctagaatttcctagacttttccattccaccgATTCCACGTCCATCTAAGCATTGAGTTTACAGACATCCGGGGCCCAAATTGCCAATGTTCGTTAGAAAGTGAGAGGTGCCTACATCCGGATATTCCGGAACTGCTCTGTCTTGACTGTCTTGCGCGACGGAATGCTGTTATGTCATAGAGCGATGTTGTCACGATGCTAATCCGAACGTACGTTCTTTAAAGTTGGTCGATATAATTTAACTCATTAAAATTATGTGTACAATAGACATATAGCACGATTAATCACAAAGCTTACATACCTAGGTATGCCGGACGCGAACCCGCGTACGAAAAAAGTGTAGGTATGAAAAAATAATCGCGGCACACGAGAGTACATTTCCCGTCTCCGGTTTAAAATTTAGTAACCTGTTAGAGCTGATCACGGAGGTGTATACATTTCTCCGTAAACATGGTATATTTAGAATTGTGTAAATAGGCCAGAATCAAGCAAATTCATTTCGGACACATTCCATTATAAACGCATGGTAAACACATTGAGGTGTAAACATAATTCTAATACGGCACATTCGTCACAATTATGTGAAGAAACTTTCTTCATCAAATAACCTAAGCCGTTCAATGGCAAGCAATCAATGAATTGAATGAcccatttaatttagaaatctCGTTTTTTCTTTAAGTTTAAAATTCGCGGCAAGGTCTGGCAACTTTATTTTCCTTCTCGTCCTGCCATCTATCAAATAGTCTTGGAACTACAAACGTCGGCCTCACATTTTAACGTAATTTAGAGCGATTTAGTCCATGACTGAAACATCCTAATTTTTTTGGCAAGCAACACTGACAATTGTCATTCAAAGGCGTTTTTTAAAAAAGGTTAacttaattacttaattatttcatagtgtggttttttatttacaaatataaataataatattacgaATATTTAACGCTGTAATTTTGTTATAAATCTCTATTCTGTACAAAAACTCTATACATTGTAGCGCCGTTGTCACTTTTTCGAATTGAATGCCTATTCATGGCGTCATTCGGTTTGAAGGacggttacaaaaaaaagttgACAGCTGAAATATGCTCCATAGAATTTATTAAAACGCAACTGTTGTGCTGTAGAAATGTACACGCTTAATTTTGTTACTTGTTGATTTAAAATTGCATGTCAGACGTGTAATGCGCTTCACTTGTTATTGTGCTTTAACATATCTAATATGTAGCAGTTAAATGTGTGAAGAATATAGAAATAACCTGCTAGAATCGTAAATATTCAGCAActcatttcaaaacaaacttaagGAAAGAAGGCCTGTGATATGGAGTCGATAACCCCCAAGAAGATAAAAAGCCCTATTTTAAAAACTTCTCCAGGAAATGGATTTAACCCGAAGACCTCCATTTCGTAAGATGTTCTTTAATATACTAATTAACTGAAGGTTACATTCCACATGAAATTATAAATTCTTTACATTTTTGTCAACATTATGGATATAAATTTGTGATTTGGTGTATAAGGATGGTAATTTATGGTTTTTGCTAATAATTGAAATGCCTTTATAGATGTTCTGATGTTCCTGAAAGTCTTCTTGAACCAGCTGCGGCTAAGAAGCATTTCAGCAAGTTTGGTAAAGTGCAGAGGATACGCCTGGTCACGAAGAAGCAGATGTGCATTGTTGAATATGACCAACCAGCTTCTATGGAACGTGCAGTGCTTAATGCTGGGGCATATGATGGCTTTATGTTTGATGTCACTCGGTTCAAGCCTCGAgtgtaagtatttaaaacagTCTTTAAAAAAACGTGAACTATTCATTCAAAAGTCTGTGTatacctgtaattggctttgtgtcattatttaaattagtataatgttttttatagctgttggtgttcctaaaataaataattaaaactaaTCATGATGGTGTGAAAGGATAACcaatttacctttttatgtcCATGATTATGTAGTTTCAAAAACATTCATGATTTTACCAAAAAGTAGCACATTTCTTTATCAGAATCACTGAGAATGAGAATATCAACAAAATTAATCATTTGCAAGAGAAAACAATGTCCTTCCGTAAGGAAactaaaaacataataattacaaaataaatgtcagTTTCACAACACAATGTCATTGTCAAAAATTGATCATCACAATTtcagaaattaaaacaaataggTTATAGTCTATTCTATTTGATCCTTGAAAAattgagaaaaaaatatgttattatttcaaaattacTAGCCACTGTGGTAAATTTTCCATAAGTTAATCAAAAAATTTAACACATGTTGATTCCTATTACCTAGAAAATAATTTCGTTTTTAGAAGAAGAAAGAGCAAACGAGAGGATGACCCAGATTGGGTGCCTGATTCAGATGTTGAAGAGGAACTCTCAGCCATGGGGGGCAGCCCCACCTATGTAACAAGGCAAAACCGTATGTATCTGGTTCATAGTGTGTGATTAAAATTCGCATGTATATGAgtgaattataaaaataaactctTGAGATGTGGGAATCTCATGGTCATTCTggcaattgtttattttttaggcATGGATGTTTCCCAAGAGCCAAGCAAGCCAAATGTACTTGCAAGGGTGATCACACATTCACCTTCAAATAAAGCAGATTCACCTGTGAGGAAGGGAGAGTCACCCATAAGAAAGGGAGATTCACCCATGAGGAAGAAAGTACCTTCCCGAGAAAGACCAGTGACAATGTGAGTATTATTTACTTTTAGTACAGTATGTGTGTGTTGGTTCTTAGTGTTGGTGGCAGCTATCATAGATGAAATTTATAATCATAGTACTTATATCATTTTTGCATCAGTGACAAGTCATAGCATTTCTAGCTACACCTCTATACAAGAGCCTTGTCTTATATTATGAAACAGACAAATTGGACTGTAATTTACTATTCTAaggttattaattcaatttttaGGAGAGGCCTATGAATGGTTAATTTACTTTTTGTtctgttaataaaataatataggtGTTAGTGTATCATATCTAGAATAAGTTACTTCATTACTATTCATAACATTTTAGACAACCAAAAAGTGGCATAGAGTCCCCAGTGATCGTAACCACAACCCAGACAACACTGAGCACCACAGAAGCAGCTGCTGAGTTGCACCAACTGCGGTTCAAGGTTTCTTCGACCTCTGATGAGCAGTGGAGGATATTAGATGCTCGAGACAGGTAAAGGCACTTACAGTCTGCATATGTTTatcaataatttattataataattcatatgtgtaaaatattacataaaaacataaacacttTTTTTCTAATTAAGGATTGAATTTCAAACTAGAATTCATTCAATTTAGCCAAATGTTAGTATAACTATAACTATAACTGTTGTGAAATCTACTTAGATGAAGAtactgtgtgtgtttgtgtattgaagattaacatttattttcaattcatttattttaaatttgtagAATTTTGAGAGCATGGGGCGGTGCAGGAGGTCGTATAAAAGTCGGCGGAGCCACTATAGGCACATGTCCTGACATGTGCCCAGAAAAAGAACGCCTGCACAGACAAGCAGAACATCAGGTAACGTtttcaaacatacatacacgTCTTTTGAGCTTTTTGTATACTTATTTCACTATTGATCATATTGTGCTGCAAATTTTAAAGATCTAAAGgattttttgccagaaaatctaaTACAAACCAACAGTAATTTATGTATGGCCTAGGCAGAGACAAAATAATACTGGATTGTATTTATTAACAGACACTGATGTATACAACTCCAATTTTCAGGTAATGTCACTGGAAACCACGCCAGACTGCGACTACAAACTCGAAACTTGGCGCGCCGTGAAACAGTACAGCCGGAGCTCCGCCGACCAGGAAATCCCCATGTGCTATGAGCTCAGGCCTGCTGTCGTGCTCGAACGGACCTGCGCTTATCTGCTGAGTGAGATCGCTGACACCACAAGACAAGTGAGTTAATAacttacaatacaaatattctgtATTGCTTAACAGTATTAAAAGGAACATGGCATACAAATAAGCATATAACTAATTTGGACTGCATGTGGTCTTATTTCTAGTAGAGGATATGTTATCTCAAAGTAGATTTATTTAGAACCTAGTAGAGTTTTGCAAGTCATGCATCAAGTTTGAAATCCTTTTTTATTGAAGCCCTTTATTTAGTCCTGGCAATGAATGATTCAAGTTTGGATTGTTCCAGGTCACTCTTGCAGATTGGTTTCACTTTATGTGGGACCGTTTCCGTGGAATACGAAAAGATATAACGCAGCAGGCTCTTTGTTGCGCCGGTAAGTCCATTCCTAAGCATCGCGTGACTCTTGGTATCAAATATACCAAAAATTAAGACGTCTCTCTAGTCAGTCTCGTCATATTGGTTTGACATTGCATATTGACTTGACCGAGAGCTGTAGTAGGTGGCAATCATAATAGATCAGGAACGCTCACAGTGATACATAGGCGCTACGAAGCCTGACAAAGAAGATTGACATAGCATGAAGCAGTCAAATCAACATGGAGTTTTTTTTTGGATAACAGTGGTGAGCTCTTCAATTGTTTTCCACAGAGTCCATCCGCTTAGTTGAGATGTGCGCGCGTTTCCACGCGCACTGCGCGGCGCGACTAGCCGACCTGGAGCACACGCAGTTCGACCAGAAGCTCAACACCGACAACCTCACCAAGTGCCTGCAGACGCTCAAGCACATGTACGCCGACGTCGGTCCCGACCAGAAACCCAGGGAGGCAGAGTTCCGCGGCTACATAGCGCTGCTCAACTTGGGCGATGCCAACTTTTGGTGGGAGGTTAGTTCataattattgaaattaatACTGAAATACACCCCACTTGTCTGTAAAAAaaggaacaaaataattttctaTAAGGATATCCTTTAAAGCCGTTACACCAACATTTTTAAGCTCTTTTATACTGATAATGTTCTTTATAAAGAcagataataaaattatgacttttACTTGATtaacattaaaatatatttattattccttTTCAGATAAAACAGCTACCAGTAGAAATACAAAAGTCGGAAGCCATCACGTTCGCCATAAAAGTATTTAACGCTTTGGATAATAATAATTACGTCCGGTTTTTCCGACTCGTCAAAGAAGAAGCGTCATACCTTCAGGCATGCATTCTCCTGAGGTACTTCAACGATGTTCGCGCCAGAGCTTTAGCAAGAATTGTCAAGGCTTTCGCCCCGAGGGGTGGATCGCGCTATCCGGCAGAAGAACTAATGAACGCTCTCGCGTTCGAATCGGTCGATGTAATGAAAGCTTTTGTTAATCATTATGGATTACGATTTTCCAAAAATGACGAGGAGTTGACAGTTATACTCGACAGAAATCAGTTCATAGAAGACAGTGACCCGTTCCCTGTTGCGCGTGCTCCACACCTCATTGAATCAAAGAGACTGTGTAAAGTGGGCGCGGTTATTGCGGGAGGACAAGTACCTGTTGTAGACTTTAGAAGAAATCTTCCCTATTCAAGCTTTAATAAAGATGGGACTCTTAAAGAGGAAGCTTTAACTGCTCAATATCAAGGATATAACACCAACAACGACAGTAATAAAGATGTCCAATCTCTAAGAGCAGAAATTCAGCGCCTAGCGCAAGGTGGCAGAAGTTACGCAATCACGGGCAGAACTTCGGAAACAAAGTCAAATGTTTTCGCTAAGCCTGAAGTAAAATCGCAAAGTCCTGTAAAACCTTTAAGTTTCGGCAGTCCTCAAACCAACAACACTAGTGGAAGTGGTAAAGCATTATTCTCGTTTAAGCCAGCTATACCAGTTGCTCCAGCTGAGATTATTAATAACTCGCCTGAGCAAAGTCCTGGCTTTATATTTTCTAAGCCCCAAGAAGATAATAACAATTTGTTCAGTATGCCTGCAGAGCCTATAGGAAACAAGAATATTTTTGGGAAGACTACTAACGACACTAATATTTTTAAGAGTGGCCAAAATGTGTTTAATGAATCAAAATCAGCTGGAAGTCTATTTCAAAAGCCAGATGTCAAACCTTCTGTATTTGGTCAGCTAGTTAATGAAAATAAACAAGAGAGCAAAAAGTTGTTTGATGGGTCTATAAATAGCAACTTATTTTCAAAGAAAGATGAACCAAGTCCTGTATTTGGTAACCAAAATGTATTAGGcagtaaaaatatatttgcaagTGCCAAGGATAACCTGTTTGCCAAGCCCGATACTGCTGGGCAAACTGTTAAAGGAAGTATATTTGGTAAACCTTCAACCCAAACACCATCGAGTGTGTTTGGTTCACTAAACAAAGATAAGTTGTTTACAGAGAAAGATGTTAGTAACACAAAATCATTATTTGCTACTAATGGAGAGACTCATGCAATATCACCTGGAAGTTTATTTAAAAGTGCAGTAAAAACGGACCAGAACACAGATGAAAAATCATACTCAATAttccaaagtaaaaataaattcaaTTCAGTAAATCAAAACCTATTTAGTTCATCTACTGAACACAAGAATGGCGAAGTATTCGATTTCAACGATGATCCTCAAAAACAACTTGAAGAACAAAGGCTTTATGAACAAAAAATGAAAGAAGAAGAAACTAGGCGGTTAGAACAAATACGAAAAGAAGAAGAATTACGGCAAGAATTGAAAAGACAAGAAGAGAAGCGACGCCAGGAAGAACTTAAACGAGAACAAGATGAGCTTCGGCGCATTGAAGAAGAACGGAAAGAAAAGGAGCGTAAAGAAGAGGAGAAAAGAAAACAGGAAGAACTAAAGAAACGCTTAGAAGAACAAGAAAGAAAAAGAGTAGAAGAAGCTAGACTAGCTGAACTAAAACGAAAGGCCGAAGAAGACCGACAATTTAAAATAAGAGTAGAAACAGAATCCAGTAAAGTAACAGAAGAAATCATTGACGAGATCAACAAAGAAACTGTTACAGATATGATGAAAGATGAATTAAGAAAACTAGATGATTTAATGCAATTTGCGGGTGATGTGACTGAAGACATTGTTACCGAATTGTGTTCAGAAATTAGCCAATCCGAAATGCTTGCAGAGAAAATATGGACTAATAAATTGATGAAGAAGTGGTTTCACATTTGGCGCAAAAATTACATTAGAAACATAAAACGGAGAAGCTTATTAGAAGATACGCCTGTCTGGCTTACAGATAGGACGCCGATCCAAGAAGCATCCTGTCTCAAACGTATGGTCGAAAATGCGACTCTGAAGAATATGAATGCCATACATAAGGGTTATAAATTTAGTGGAAAATTAGCACAACTTCCAAGACCTGAAACTCTCAATTTGATGGAAATAATCAGATCTTCCCTTCTCAAGCGAATGAAACAGATAAATTATTCGTACGACAAAGgattattttggaaagttaCTTTAGTATCTCCTAGTGCTCAATTTATGTGCCGAAAAATCAATGTTCAAGAATGGATAATTGACTCTTTTAGCGATAGAAAAAACATGAAGTATCAAGCAGTCTAATATACGTAGGGAAAGAAACATGGAATAAATTACTGGATTTTGCAATATCTGTAAGTTTGACCGATAAGGGTAAAAATAGCTGTAATGAAGCCATGGACGGTAGCAATGGCCTCATTTATTACGTCACTGAAAAAGATGATGTTATAGCCACTATTGAAGACACTTTAAAGACTAAATATCTGTACCAAGTTATTCCGATCGCATTGATAATGCCCGAAAAACAGAATCAAGAATTAGAACTGTTTCTATCACAATgcattaaaaacaaaattatttcagcttat is part of the Leguminivora glycinivorella isolate SPB_JAAS2020 chromosome 10, LegGlyc_1.1, whole genome shotgun sequence genome and encodes:
- the LOC125230297 gene encoding LOW QUALITY PROTEIN: uncharacterized protein LOC125230297 (The sequence of the model RefSeq protein was modified relative to this genomic sequence to represent the inferred CDS: deleted 2 bases in 1 codon) translates to MESITPKKIKSPILKTSPGNGFNPKTSISCSDVPESLLEPAAAKKHFSKFGKVQRIRLVTKKQMCIVEYDQPASMERAVLNAGAYDGFMFDVTRFKPRVRRKSKREDDPDWVPDSDVEEELSAMGGSPTYVTRQNRMDVSQEPSKPNVLARVITHSPSNKADSPVRKGESPIRKGDSPMRKKVPSRERPVTIQPKSGIESPVIVTTTQTTLSTTEAAAELHQLRFKVSSTSDEQWRILDARDRILRAWGGAGGRIKVGGATIGTCPDMCPEKERLHRQAEHQVMSLETTPDCDYKLETWRAVKQYSRSSADQEIPMCYELRPAVVLERTCAYLLSEIADTTRQVTLADWFHFMWDRFRGIRKDITQQALCCAESIRLVEMCARFHAHCAARLADLEHTQFDQKLNTDNLTKCLQTLKHMYADVGPDQKPREAEFRGYIALLNLGDANFWWEIKQLPVEIQKSEAITFAIKVFNALDNNNYVRFFRLVKEEASYLQACILLRYFNDVRARALARIVKAFAPRGGSRYPAEELMNALAFESVDVMKAFVNHYGLRFSKNDEELTVILDRNQFIEDSDPFPVARAPHLIESKRLCKVGAVIAGGQVPVVDFRRNLPYSSFNKDGTLKEEALTAQYQGYNTNNDSNKDVQSLRAEIQRLAQGGRSYAITGRTSETKSNVFAKPEVKSQSPVKPLSFGSPQTNNTSGSGKALFSFKPAIPVAPAEIINNSPEQSPGFIFSKPQEDNNNLFSMPAEPIGNKNIFGKTTNDTNIFKSGQNVFNESKSAGSLFQKPDVKPSVFGQLVNENKQESKKLFDGSINSNLFSKKDEPSPVFGNQNVLGSKNIFASAKDNLFAKPDTAGQTVKGSIFGKPSTQTPSSVFGSLNKDKLFTEKDVSNTKSLFATNGETHAISPGSLFKSAVKTDQNTDEKSYSIFQSKNKFNSVNQNLFSSSTEHKNGEVFDFNDDPQKQLEEQRLYEQKMKEEETRRLEQIRKEEELRQELKRQEEKRRQEELKREQDELRRIEEERKEKERKEEEKRKQEELKKRLEEQERKRVEEARLAELKRKAEEDRQFKIRVETESSKVTEEIIDEINKETVTDMMKDELRKLDDLMQFAGDVTEDIVTELCSEISQSEMLAEKIWTNKLMKKWFHIWRKNYIRNIKRRSLLEDTPVWLTDRTPIQEASCLKRMVENATLKNMNAIHKGYKFSGKLAQLPRPETLNLMEIIRSSLLKRMKQINYSYDKGLFWKVTLVSPSAQFMCRKINVQEWIIDSFSDRKNMKYQAVIYVGKETWNKLLDFAISVSLTDKGKNSCNEAMDGSNGLIYYVTEKDDVIATIEDTLKTKYLYQVIPIALIMPEKQNQELELFLSQCIKNKIISAYKIFVVEPNNLSESLKITTKRALKWLARNYPYVPPLEIDYVKSICERYLGNEIWFQLRRIKDTRLDAVMKDLPKLVQCYNISVEKLTQVITEEDLFNYPLFPLELKRYLNSETLYPKPYEFITSNAATSENVASIKNMMKHLKLPTPTGEYQPVSADNMQEQIYTYCTQIGWFQHPEKSTREITLFQLSDILRMPHENFKVYFEQFDLASFLNLIVYERIYSLKDFDNRFAIYEKSKLVEFRNVQWLFDLDIISRLKHKALDYEDDIDEFINVKRRKLALDSAEYLMIEDKDKTIVEDSIREVDENITKYMDCKYEVDKLEEQIEEERKRSMDLERLLRNALLDA